One genomic segment of Impatiens glandulifera chromosome 6, dImpGla2.1, whole genome shotgun sequence includes these proteins:
- the LOC124942704 gene encoding protein C2-DOMAIN ABA-RELATED 4-like, whose translation MDNLLGLLRIHVKRGINLAVRDMNTSDPYAVVKLGRQKFKTRVVPKDVNPVWNEDLTLSISDPNLPIKLTIYDHDTFSKDDKMGEADFDIKDFVEAMRMNILGLPEGTVLARVSPSRQNCLADESCISWTEGKVSQHMILRLKNVERGEVEISLHWIDLPGSKGL comes from the exons ATGGATAATCTGCTTGGTCTCCTACGTATCCACGTCAAACGCGGGATTAATCTCGCTGTACGCGATATGAATACAAGTGATCCTTACGCCGTTGTCAAGTTAGGTCGACAG AAATTTAAGACACGCGTGGTCCCAAAGGACGTGAACCCTGTATGGAATGAAGATTTAACCCTTTCAATTTCCGATCCAAATCTTCCAATTAAGTTG ACAATATACGACCATGACACATTCAGTAAGGATGATAAAATGGGAGAAGCAGATTTCGACATAAAAGATTTCGTGGAAGCAATGAGAATGAATATTTTAGGGCTCCCCGAAGGAACTGTACTGGCAAGAGTGTCGCCTTCTAGGCAAAATTGTCTTGCAGACGAAAGTTGCATTTCTTGGACAGAAGGAAAAGTGTCTCAACATATGATTCTTCGTCTAAAAAATGTCGAACGTGGAGAAGTTGAGATCTCACTTCATTGGATTGATCTTCCTGGTAGCAAGGGCTTATAA